Genomic window (Aricia agestis chromosome 7, ilAriAges1.1, whole genome shotgun sequence):
aaaacacatattacgtacagagaagtatattattttcataagattattagtaattatgattatgtacaaacatttacaataataaaattattactagctatttgaccgagctttgctcggtattcgataaaacacgaataaaatgacattttctaaaaataattcctagctagacagatttatcgcccccgaaacctatataagaaacctgtatacgaaaagatataagatacttaagtcccgtaacccgtttcatcaaacaatcaaataatgttaaataaataatggcttgttaaatcagttaacggcctgttagagctatcgagagttctaccatgcgctaacgtcaaatcaaatcacctaacatggtgttaaatttattgctgatctagaggtccattcaatattttcattcctactaggtctcaatgacgctcgggtgactgcaccaatagcaccttccctcccctactactgaaggaaatctaagacaacaattttatctatggacgcttcacaccacgtcagtctgaccccgtgctaagtacctgaaggacttgtgttacgggtaccagacaacggaaatatatttaatactgttatactatacatatatttaagatttttattatatgatacacatatttaatacacacccatgacccaggaactttgaaaactttttgttccgtcggcaggattcgaacccgcgacccccggcttgagccaccgacagcccacccactgagccacagaggtcgtcaaacaacaattatatccacttttgtaaattaagaaattaataggggtgtagactatttttaggaaatataattattttacagatgtaccatcaaggaagttgattcctatgcaattgacagaccaacgttatttggtcgaatacttatgtcaattcaatgttaattgtgatctgtcggctgggtttgacgtaacgcaaccaaactacttatcaacttagagaatcaacttctctgatagtacataagtattttgtcacacctaaaaatatgtataaaaaataaatacactcttatttcaatttaaaaaatcacttattcaatataaaaaatattataaagttattaagtaaaatatgtccattttcggtaattctataatacaaactctcaaaaaaacaataatttgtattagatttcgtttactgtctacacccctattattgtattcctgcctaattactggtcaatagtatgctaaatacttacatgacactaataaaagacaataaaattaattatttgattatttaaaaataatttaaaattttccccggtttggggaaaatttccccactttgttatggacattactgacctgttgaagttgaattaatatttacattattttatcaaaatactttaaaaatatgttatcttacctatgaaatattattccttgatgttttttgtgtaaggttgtattgttcttgcaccattttacaacacaagatggcatatttatttttatttatgattgacaaagacgtgtcaccgcgatgcagtctaattgcgtaatggcggtacgatcggcttattacagtgcgagtgtttgtgcaagatgtgtacatatgatcgcctgggcttattaagggtgcttcacccatttcttaatggcgatccgtccgtattttttttacgtccgtgtactgcagttttaatttaaaaaaattaagatcttCCAAATACTTAAATATGTTAAGACACAGACTATGAttttgtcatgactcatgatcatagaggaaaataatacacgtGGTCATGATTTTGTTGACTTTGTCATTGACGGAACCCGGGAATATTTTAGCCAAAACCAAAACTAATGCAACCTACTTTGTTTAGTACGCTATGCTATACAAATGTAGACAGGCAgcagcgtgtcaagccaagttcaagtataacagaactggcgagcagcaccgtgtgtaatattacacgaacCATTTGGGACTTTTGGCCCCCTCATAACTCATAAACTATTTAACATAAACGTGTCAAATTTGGCTCATAgaagtgtatgtctgtctgttagctttTCACACCAAACTGCTTGTACCGATTgttctgaaatttggaatggagatatagttagagtcccgggaaaggatggTTACCGTGCGATGGATGAATTTGGGGCAATGGACTTGCAATTggcatctgtctgtctgtctgacattCTGAGTATTAAGTGTATTTTAATAGCTTCTTAACTTTCGCACAATAAGTTGTACCGTAGAGTTAATAGTTGGAAATACACTTGTGCAGTTACACCGCATTATTCCAATGCCTCATGATGGCAGCTGCATATTCCATTCGCTTGgattttctttgtttaattcgACTGATACTCAACAAGCCTTAGGGGCTGCTGctccacttactgataagtgtgggataggctatccataacttatctcacagatgaagtatggagcatctgtcagataagttgagGAGCTAGCGAACAAAACCGGACAAGTCCACCAGAGTGCGAAAGTATAATTTAATTGTCTTCTCTTGACCCATCTGCGTCAATCCTTGTTAATATTTTCAGTCAAAACTGgttaaaaaggctttaaaaagtcaattttcaaacaaaaccggaTAAGTTCAATTATTGCTATCGTAGTTAATATTATCCTCTTTGATTGCACTATCATATAATTGACCATGGTCGGTAGTCGGCActgcaaaagtttttttttacaactggCTGGTAACagataaattaacattttaataaaatattaacaaaaataggACCTGTCATTTGATATTTGTCATTTTTTTCGAAAATCAAGATCACACCAAAATTGTATCGTTGActaactaaattaaaattatattttcgagCTAAATTTAAGTTTCATATTATGGCTAGTGTAAAGCCGTCAAATGAAAAACCAGGTAAGTCTCTTTCATTTTACATTCTCACTAGAGCCtccgttatgacttatgagactGGTAATCAAATGCCCATACATTTGTCCATGCGGCAGagaatttggcgcccctagaggatggcgcccgtgtgcattgcacacattgcacatattatggtagcgggggccctggcgCGCATGCTAGGTGTatctttttaaatatgaaaaaaaaactggatACTTACAAGGGTCTccttgtaagtatttttttatgtttattactttatcattatcattataatatccagttttttttcatatttaaaaagatACACCTAGTCCTAGCCTGCGcgccagggcccccgctaccataatatgtgcaatgtgtgcaatgcacacgggtgccatcctctaggggcgccaaattgtcatctttaggggcgccaaaaccaaggtcccaaaaaatttcccttaaggggcgccaaaatcctttttttgcacacaggcgccagtagcccttacgggggccctggtgCGCGCAACTTCAATATCTTTTGGCGAAACTTGAGGGGGCAATGTGCAAATGAGTACCAATACCATACAATAGCTACCAGTAGCGACTAGCATGTGCTCATGCCAAAGAGAAtattataatcactacgttttgcTAATGCGCGCGCACCCGTCCCACTTACCCAAGAGACAGAGACTGCGCATTTCTCCTCCATTTTCAATGAGTGATCCTAAAGTAGTGCACAGTCGGGCCTGTTATAGCTAAGCTGCACGAGCAATCGCATTTTTACATGACTTGTACTAATCATTATTTCACCTTTTCCTTGTCTAGGTCCTCGCCTGGTCCCTCGGCCGACCACCGCgagcgccgcccgcgccgcccgcaaTGCTCATCGCATGCCGGCAGCCACCCCGCGGCAGTCGCCCATACGACCAGCTGCCGTCACACCTGTCGCTGTGGTATATTaccttaattattaaaaaaaaaccatactaatataatattataaatgcgaaagtttgtctgtctgtctgttacctcttcacgcccaaaccgctgaaccaattttgttgaaatttggtatggagaatggagatactttgagtcccgggaaaagacataggatcctttttatctcagaaaaaatgtacggttcccgcgcgattatcgaatattggcgcaacgagttgcgagcgtcatctagttatttataaaatgttgccAGTTAAGTACAAAGACAGAGGGAGACAAGACAGCCCCCGAAACGGTTGGACCAATTTTGTTATGTGCTTTTAATATACGTTTTGTTGTGTGCTTATAATTTTTCGTTCCCAAAGAATCTTGTAGCTGTAGAGATAGCGATAATCCCATAGATAATCCTGAAAACTTTTGATTCCAGGTAGAAGTTAAGAAAGAAGTGGTAGTAAATGATACAGAGAAACATCATGATCAAGAGGCAGCTGAGGTATCCTatttaacaaaactttttgGTGACTTATGATCACAACTCACgacacacataataatataactcgGATCAGGACCGTATCTTTTTGCGGTcaagccacagaatatatagtACCAAGTCAAGCGTCAACCTTGTTCCTAGCGTCAATACGGCTAGGCGACACATCGCCACAGACATCGCTTACGAGTTACAACTCTCCAATAGCCGTaacatggccacagtagaaatgcgaaagtatagaaactCTGTGGAGACTGGAGATAAActaaggtaccgttccgatctttaccgcggctaaccgCGAGCGACAAACAtttttctatactttcgcatttctactgtggccatgctagggctgcAAGTGTTGGATGACGATTGAACCTAATAGGGAGTTTCATAAAAAGAATACTGACGGCTCGAGGAGAATAAATACGATTCGTTTCCGAGATAATATCATGTGCGCTATACGGCCTAGGGATAAGGGATTTGCCATGtaatttgaattgaattgaaatttCGAATAATTATGTAACATTACTTGAACGAACTACTGCCACTACAATCATTGCAATCTTTCTATCAtcagtaatataaaaaaatatatattatctctCCACAGCTGCAGCAACCACAGCGCCTGAATATCGATGGTGATCTGCAAAATGTGTATTGCACAAAACAAAACGAATTCCATCAATTGAAGAAGGAATTAGACCTAAAACAAGTATGTTACTAACTTAGAGCtacatattaacataatattatgttagttgaTAAAATACTAACGGCTCTCCAATTTTAGCAATCAGTACTACAAGTATTCGATACGTTAAGACGCTTACAAGAGCGTATGCAGGAAGACGGGATTCAAGTACGAGAAAGCGTTTCTcaagaattaataatatttaatgtcgGTGATTGGACCACACAGGAAATTTCACAGATGTGCAGAGACGCAGAGGGCTCTGCCGGGGATCGAGCTCAAATGTTCAATAAAGTTAATCCAATTGGTATGAAACTTAATCTGATTAATACTGTTTATGATGATATCAAATAagctttaacccatcaatccccaatatgccgcataacaattgcgTAAAATATGtcgtctgcgatacccacgatggaggtgctaccaaattatgacaaaaatctACTCGTTCGACACAAAGAGTCAATTTAGCCTTAAATTGATATGAATTTTCCACAGAAACCTATGTAATAAACAGTACTTGCAACCTTTTTAATCTGGCAACATACTTTTGTAGACGATGCCACGATAGCAGCACTAGAGACGGAAGCGAGGAAGGTTCCCGAATATTTTGCAGAACTGTGCTTCAAAGCGTTCACAGTGCGTCAAGAAGTCATAGATTGGATGAAAGATCTCGCTGAAAAAAACGTACGTCAAAAGTTTAAAGCAAAACTAAATTTTTAAAGTCATAGCTGTTATCTGATAAGGTGTTCATATATAAACAataactttaattatattatataggaaATTCCAAGTGATGTTGTAAAGGAACGCATAAGTCAGTACAACCTCGAGGGACTCCGTCTGTATGAGATTTTGGAGAAAACTAAGACCGAGTCGAAAAATACAATGGACTCGTTCACTTCGTTGACCAAGTACGATTTTTATTAGTAGATTCTGTTTTGACCTTTTATTTGTAGAACTAGGAACATAATacattttgaaaatttcaatttttagaCAATTTTGTCAAGACAGATCAACCTTGATAAGGGTAGAAGAATCACTAGTCCGTGAACTCGCCCGACTAAAACAAGCTCAGGAACCTACTGAAGTTGCGCATGCGATTGAGGTTTGatacaaacaaataaaaaataaaggttaCACGATTGAGGTAGGATGTATCATCCTACtcgtatattaagtttaatcatCTTCTTTATTGTACTGGCGGAAGTGGTCCTAACAAAAACAGtttaaataatgaatttaaGTTTATCAACGACGACAATAATCTTCCTATGCAAAATTCTAGAAATAAAAATCTTAGTGATGTTAATGCAAGAAGCGTTTTAGGAAGCTCGTCAAGAGCTAGAAAAAGAGAGAACTGCAAAATCAcagttaaaagaaaaactagCGACTACCGAGACGCAGCTGCGGTACGCGCGGACACGAGTCACTCAAATGGACAAACAGCTGAAGGAAGCAGAAGCTAGCATAGCCAGTTTGACTGCAACCGTCAAATCTTTAGAAGATaaggtttttaatttcttatcaATTTATTGACTTGGAGAATAAAAAAAgcttgtttttagtttttaaacgaAACTTAAACTATTTTAGAGTCGCCAAAAAGAAATAAGTTTAGAAGCGAGAGCACGAAAGTTAAAAGAATCGCTTAAGACGGGAGAGGTGACGAGCAGCCAACTATTACAGCAAAAGAATGGACTACAAACAGAGTGCGttgttgtataaaaaaaaaactattttcgcTATTTAGTAACGTCAAACGTTCTTGACTTCAAACTTTagtaacaataacaatataatgtattttaaaaggTTACACGAATTAAAAGAAAAcctgaaaataaaagaaaatcaataTAAATCGCGAATCGAGGaactaaatgaaaaatttgaGAAGGCGATGGCTTCACTTGAACACGAGCAGGAGCTTTTACAGAGAGAAAGAAATGTAAAAGACAAATTAGCAGCAGAATTAAATATGAGTCAAAACGTGATTGAAGAACTTCAAAACAAAATTTGTGATCTAGAAAGTAAACATAACATAGGTAAtgagtattattaatataatgttattaaaatttaaataatgtaataaaataaataggtacataattagtttttaaacCGCCTTTATACATAAAtatgtgcatattttgtttcagATTTACCTACAGAACGAGAAATGGATCTGTTTTCTGAACTTAGTGCAGTTAAAGAAACTCTTCGCATTGCTGAAGACGAGATCTTAGCTTGTAAAAATGAGAAAATACGGTTCTTGGAAAGACTGACAAAGGAAACGGTATGTGCACGCTGCATAGGTCCCAAAGCAatagttataattaatatgacCATTGACCTatgttttacaaataaaaataattgaagaaGAGAGTGGTAATGCATTATCAGAGATTTATAAAACAGTTAGTAAAATGGGGCATCGAAATATTGACGGAGCTCTCTTACAGGATTCAGATGACAAAATTGGTGCGCAACAAAAACTGGCTGCAGAATTGATGAGCAAGGAGGAAATAATTAGCAATATGCAGATTCAGATAAGAGAGTTGATAAAAAACGTTAAACTAAAGTGAGTATGGGTATATTGATACTTGATTGTTTTAAATTTGAACTTCATCTTAAATCGACATATCAATCTGTCGCTACTATTTCTAGCGAAAAGAAGGTGGCCCAGTATGCACAATACGTGCATGAATTACATAGTCGTGCTGCTGTCAATTCTCCAGAATCGCCTGACACAAACGCATATCAAGATATACAAAATGAGGTAGGTACacattattatagtaattatcgTTTATTTGTCTATCGAATGCTTCCTGCATTTTGGTTGCGTggtaaatcattaataatataacGATAGTACGTACTAAGTAGTATTAAAGCCTgaccacagaaataaaaaacCTGTGCTGAGGGCGCTAAATGAACTATGATTATGGCAACATCTAGTACAGTCATACACTTATGAATTGGCTAGTGAACAATTTTAGCTagtgtttaatttaataatataaactaaatattttaatataaactatTGCAGAAATCATTTTACACAAGCATAGCACTTAAATGTAAGTATAGTTTTAAAGAATCACGAAATAAACTTCCTTAAAACTATAGGCATTAGacagttttaaaaaatactactttataatttctatattcgcttttatttaagttattcATCAAACTCAGAATCTAAATATTCAAcagattcatattataatacttcatGAGCTTCAGATTGTAGTGGTTCAATGTCATAATATCTCATCTCTGACTCATTCTTCTTTCATTATTCTTAGGTGTAGAAAATAAAACTGAGGTCTGACCTTCTCTTCGTATTTTCATTACAGACGATCAATATACACCTAAAaacagaatttttaaattaaattagtcACAAATTAGCCAATTCAAATTGTACACACTATATGAGGTACCTACCAGTCATGTTGACAACAAAGTCCGTGATGTTGTTTAGAGGAATAGAGTCGATCCCTTCAGACCTTCTTTCCGACAAGTAATTATTCATATtagaaataactttttataacTGGCTTTTAATAGTTTTCGGCACTTTAACGCATAAATAACTCACTTGCCCAAGAAATATAATACGCACAATCGAGAACACACTTTGACAGATGACAATTATGATATCTCATAAAGATTGTTGCCAGTTGAAGAAATTAGTTCCAATAGATTTCCGCAATATGGCGGGgggatataatatatacaaaataaaaaattttgttgGTCGGGccttacataatatatcctTTAGGCCCTAACGTAAAGTGTCTCCATAATACTCATAATAGgctagatgactattttttttcttattggtaattgaaagacccttaaaaaaaaaaacatcgctgaaagaatgactctgatagcttaaaaattcaccaagatatgacaattcaaacatctcataaaatagacctgcccgaaatgatccatacaaagtgctacgaaagactgacgtcactctttcgtagtttgtatgcatcgggagacaactttgttcgataggtatatcaaatattgcgtttatgaaagtggtttcataacaaaagttgcttttaattgcataagttatcgattggtatacaaatattaagaaatttaattgaaaaataaaatcgtcttgattatctaactttgaaggcgcatagcaaaaaaaaaaaaaaatgctatcgagctgtaattttgggaacacttatttttcaccgtgatttctttattttattaacaaaattcgctaatctttgaccttgtcatcatccctattattatgtacttatcaattaaaacatatctcattaagtataatatatttctgaATAAGGTTATGGATCTGAAAATGCATCTCCTTGAAGTTTCAACCCGAAACGAAGAATTGTTAGAAAGGCTGACGGAGAAAGATCAGCTGTTGCAGCAGCAAGAAAAAACAGCACGCGCTCAAGCGAAAGTTATAAAGGTTGCTCGTTTCAcattgttgtaaaaaataatattaataataataaatatgtatagctGGTGCCTTACTCTGGTGACTAGAGAATAAAAATTGTGGGCCTTAAGACTAGATCTAGTCTTAAGGCccacaattatttatttattaagtagatGAAATTATCAACaacggcgcgttcagacgtgcgtgATTTCGTCGAAAACACGAAAGTTTGAACACCCTCTTAGGCttattaataaagtaatattatctAGTTTTTACTTACACTTacactattataatttatattctgtgactttacgtaaaatattataatacaggtACTAAAAAATAAGGAAACTGAGCAGAGTAGCAAGCTGGTAGCTTTGCAACAGGACCTCGAGCGCAGAATGAAAATCGTTGATAATGTTAGTTAAgcacttaaattatatttataatatgtagttttttattataataatatatagatatgtgCTTCAATAGTAATATCGAAGGCCCCTAGCTCCCATCCCAGCACTCTAAAGAGGCCAGATGGTACTTATACTAAAACAGCGGAAGAAACGCTAAGATTACTAGCCGACGTACACTTCCCCAACAGTATCCATCTCGAAAGTAACGAAGCATTCTCCCATACGACTATTAAAACCAGACCATCGTCTGACGACTGGAGAAGAGCTTCTACGATCTTCAAGCCTGACCGAGTCAAATGGGCAATTGACAGCTTCAATCCTTACAAGACCGGCGGCGAGGATAACATATTTCCGGCCCTCCTCCAACAGGGCAAGGACATTATCCTCCCAGtgctactgaaaatattcagagcAAGTTTCGCGTAGTCTACATCCCATTGGCATGGACAAAGGTAAAGGTGTCCTACATACCAAAGAGTGGGGACAGAGATAAGGCTTTACCGAAGTCCTACAGACCAATCAGCCTCACCGCTTTCATGCTCAAAACGATGGAGAAGATGGTCAACCTACACATAAGGGACACCTATCTCACTAAAAAGCCTTTGCATGAAAGACAACATGGCAACCTACCAAAAAGGCAAATCTACTGAAACGGCTCTATTGGACCTAGTAGATCGCATTGATAGAGCAATTGAAGATAAAGAGATTGCGCTCTGTGTCTTTCTAGACATTGAAGGTGCATTCGACAAAACTTCAACCAGCTCTATCACAAATAGCCTGGCTTTGAGGGACATGGATCCAACTACTGTACAGTGGATCAAAGCCACGCTCGACAATAGGGTAGCCTCATCGACCATCATGGACCTGACACTCTTAATCAGGCTGACGCAAGGCTGCCCTCAAGGAGGTGTGTTGTCACCTGTGGAATGGTCCCTGGTAGTGGACGACCTACTAAGGGAACTGAACCTCAGAAGATATTACGCTCAAGGGTACGCTCACGACCTGACGATTCTAGTGGTGGGCAAATGCGCATCAGTGGTTGCTGGG
Coding sequences:
- the LOC121728782 gene encoding COP1-interactive protein 1-like codes for the protein MASVKPSNEKPGPRLVPRPTTASAARAARNAHRMPAATPRQSPIRPAAVTPVAVVEVKKEVVVNDTEKHHDQEAAELQQPQRLNIDGDLQNVYCTKQNEFHQLKKELDLKQQSVLQVFDTLRRLQERMQEDGIQVRESVSQELIIFNVGDWTTQEISQMCRDAEGSAGDRAQMFNKVNPIDDATIAALETEARKVPEYFAELCFKAFTVRQEVIDWMKDLAEKNEIPSDVVKERISQYNLEGLRLYEILEKTKTESKNTMDSFTSLTKQFCQDRSTLIRVEESLVRELARLKQAQEPTEVAHAIEEARQELEKERTAKSQLKEKLATTETQLRYARTRVTQMDKQLKEAEASIASLTATVKSLEDKSRQKEISLEARARKLKESLKTGEVTSSQLLQQKNGLQTELHELKENLKIKENQYKSRIEELNEKFEKAMASLEHEQELLQRERNVKDKLAAELNMSQNVIEELQNKICDLESKHNIDLPTEREMDLFSELSAVKETLRIAEDEILACKNEKIRFLERLTKETDSDDKIGAQQKLAAELMSKEEIISNMQIQIRELIKNVKLNEKKVAQYAQYVHELHSRAAVNSPESPDTNAYQDIQNEVMDLKMHLLEVSTRNEELLERLTEKDQLLQQQEKTARAQAKVIKVLKNKETEQSSKLVALQQDLERRMKIVDNVNKQIEAKANEIEELFSTLESKQQLINRLEKIVLELEGQQRRSQAQRTRHEEKIAVLEHELAEGARRERKFLFF